A region of Streptomyces deccanensis DNA encodes the following proteins:
- a CDS encoding cyclic nucleotide-binding domain-containing protein translates to MITTPTPSMLRALPTEHRQRLMRVAREVAFPQGTRLFEEGSRADRFWILRTGTVELDMRVPGRRPAVIESLRHNELVGWSWLFPPHVWHLGAEATTPVRAYEFDATAVRLMCQEDPAMGRAVGLWVGEVLAHRLQAARTRLLDLYAPYGAGSAR, encoded by the coding sequence ATGATCACCACACCCACGCCCAGCATGCTGCGGGCGCTGCCCACGGAGCATCGGCAGCGGCTGATGCGCGTCGCCCGTGAGGTGGCGTTCCCGCAGGGGACACGGCTGTTCGAGGAGGGAAGCCGCGCCGACCGATTCTGGATCCTCCGCACGGGCACGGTGGAGCTCGACATGCGGGTGCCGGGCCGCCGGCCGGCCGTCATCGAGTCGCTCCGGCACAACGAACTCGTCGGCTGGTCCTGGCTGTTCCCCCCGCACGTGTGGCACCTGGGCGCCGAGGCGACGACTCCGGTGCGGGCGTACGAGTTCGACGCCACGGCCGTCCGTCTCATGTGCCAGGAGGACCCGGCCATGGGCCGGGCCGTGGGTCTGTGGGTCGGAGAGGTGCTCGCCCACCGCCTGCAGGCCGCACGCACCCGCCTGCTGGACCTGTACGCCCCCTACGGCGCCGGCAGCGCCCGCTGA
- a CDS encoding carbamate kinase: MRMVVALGGNALLHRGERPEAAVQQANVDRVATALAALARDHDIVVTHGNGPQIGLLALESESDPALSAPYPMHLLGAQTQGMIGSLLACALHNVMPRRRIATLVTHTLVRSDDPAFDRPTKFVGPVYPQDVADRLARVHGWRMAPDTGGRRRVVPSPRPERVLETDTVRELLATGTLVVCGGGGGVPVTADRVTGALTGVDAVVDKDLTAALLAEELKADFLLILTDVPYVYDGYGTSDQRPLLDATPDQLRGRGFAPGSMGPKAEAAALFVSRTGGLAAIGALDAAYEIVHGLSGTLIRPDLPTG; encoded by the coding sequence ATGCGCATGGTCGTCGCCCTCGGCGGCAACGCCCTGCTGCACCGGGGCGAACGCCCCGAGGCGGCCGTCCAGCAGGCGAACGTCGACCGCGTCGCCACCGCCCTCGCGGCCCTCGCCCGCGACCACGACATCGTCGTCACCCACGGCAACGGCCCCCAGATCGGGCTGCTGGCGCTGGAGAGCGAGTCCGACCCCGCGCTGAGCGCGCCCTACCCGATGCACCTCCTCGGTGCCCAGACGCAGGGCATGATCGGCTCTTTGTTGGCCTGTGCCCTGCACAACGTCATGCCGCGCCGCCGGATCGCCACCCTGGTCACCCACACCCTCGTCCGCTCCGACGACCCCGCCTTCGACCGGCCCACCAAGTTCGTCGGCCCGGTGTATCCGCAGGACGTCGCCGACCGCCTCGCCCGCGTCCACGGCTGGCGCATGGCGCCGGACACCGGGGGCAGGCGTCGCGTCGTACCCTCCCCGAGGCCCGAGCGCGTCCTGGAGACCGACACCGTCCGCGAGCTCCTCGCCACCGGCACCCTGGTCGTCTGCGGAGGCGGCGGGGGCGTACCGGTCACCGCCGACCGTGTCACCGGTGCCCTCACCGGCGTCGATGCGGTCGTCGACAAGGACCTCACCGCGGCCCTGCTCGCCGAGGAGCTGAAGGCCGACTTCCTGCTGATCCTCACCGACGTGCCCTACGTCTACGACGGCTACGGCACCTCCGACCAGCGCCCCCTGCTCGACGCCACGCCCGACCAGCTGCGCGGACGCGGGTTCGCCCCCGGCTCGATGGGGCCCAAGGCCGAGGCCGCCGCACTGTTCGTCAGCCGCACCGGGGGGCTGGCCGCCATCGGCGCCCTGGACGCGGCCTACGAGATCGTCCACGGCCTCTCGGGGACACTGATCCGCCCCGATCTCCCCACGGGTTGA
- the pflB gene encoding formate C-acetyltransferase — protein sequence MTATTTVGSRTSDAWRDFAGTHWREQVHVRDFIQANYTPYEGGADFLSGPTDRTRAVWEKIVALFPEERSRGILDVDPATPSTITSHAPGYIDRERELIVGLQTDAPLKRAIMPNGGLRMVENGLRAYGYEPDPFVTRVFGTYRKTHNDGVFDAYTPEMRAARKAGIITGLPDSYGRGRIIGDYRRVALYGTDRLTEAKKAERALLDARPSTTDVVRDREELAEQIRALGELTRMAAGYGCDVSRPATTAHEAVQWLYLGYLAAVKEQNGAAMSLGRTSTFLDVYLQRDLTAGLLDETRAQELIDDFVIKLRIVRFLRTPEYDALFSGDPTWVTESLGGIGADGRPLVTRTSFRFLQTLYNLGPAPEPNLTVLWSPGLPDGFKRFCAQVSIDTSAVQYESDELLRPRTGDDTAIACCVSAMAVGKQMQFFGARVNLAKALLYAVNGGRDEMTSEQVAPATPPLTGEYLDHAELSAAYDRVLDWLAATYVDALNVIHYMHDKYAYERIEMALHDHPVHRFMACGIAGLSVAVDSLSAVKYARVKVFRDAAGLAVDFRTEGDFPTYGNNDDRADDIAVQLVESFMAKVREHPTYRDAEHTQSVLTITSNVVYGKHTGNTPDGRRAGQPFAPGANPMNGRDLHGVAASALSVAKLPYEQARDGISLTTTITPEGLGHRPDERAGHLVGILDAYTASGGFHMNVNVLDRATLQDAMEHPEKYPDLTVRVSGYAVNFVRLTREQQLDVISRTFHGSM from the coding sequence ATGACCGCGACCACGACCGTGGGCAGCCGAACGAGCGACGCCTGGCGGGACTTCGCCGGGACACACTGGCGCGAGCAGGTCCACGTACGTGACTTCATCCAGGCCAACTACACCCCGTACGAGGGCGGAGCCGACTTTCTGAGCGGCCCGACGGACCGTACCCGCGCCGTCTGGGAGAAGATCGTCGCGCTGTTCCCCGAGGAACGCAGCCGGGGCATCCTCGACGTCGACCCCGCGACTCCCTCGACGATCACCTCGCACGCGCCCGGGTACATCGACCGCGAGCGCGAACTGATCGTCGGCCTGCAGACGGACGCGCCTCTCAAGCGCGCGATCATGCCGAACGGCGGCCTGCGGATGGTGGAGAACGGACTGCGCGCCTACGGCTACGAACCCGACCCGTTCGTCACCCGGGTCTTCGGCACCTACCGCAAGACCCACAACGACGGCGTCTTCGACGCCTACACCCCCGAGATGCGCGCCGCCCGCAAGGCGGGCATCATCACCGGGCTCCCGGACTCCTACGGACGGGGCCGGATCATCGGCGACTACCGTCGCGTGGCGCTGTACGGCACGGACCGGCTGACCGAGGCCAAGAAGGCCGAGCGGGCCCTGCTGGACGCCCGGCCCTCCACGACCGACGTCGTCCGCGACCGGGAGGAACTCGCCGAGCAGATCAGGGCGTTGGGCGAGCTGACCCGGATGGCCGCCGGCTACGGCTGCGACGTCTCCCGCCCCGCGACCACCGCCCACGAGGCCGTGCAGTGGCTCTACCTCGGCTACCTCGCCGCCGTGAAGGAACAGAACGGCGCCGCGATGTCCCTGGGCCGCACCTCGACCTTCCTCGACGTCTACCTCCAGCGCGACCTGACGGCGGGGCTCCTCGACGAGACCCGCGCCCAGGAACTGATCGACGACTTCGTGATCAAGCTGCGGATCGTCCGCTTCCTGCGCACCCCCGAGTACGACGCCCTCTTCTCCGGCGACCCCACCTGGGTGACGGAGTCCCTCGGCGGCATCGGGGCCGACGGACGCCCGCTGGTCACCCGCACCTCCTTCCGCTTCCTCCAGACGCTGTACAACCTGGGCCCCGCACCCGAGCCGAACCTCACGGTGCTGTGGTCGCCGGGCCTGCCCGACGGCTTCAAGCGGTTCTGCGCCCAGGTCTCCATCGACACCAGCGCCGTGCAGTACGAGTCCGACGAACTGCTGCGCCCACGCACCGGGGACGACACGGCGATCGCCTGCTGCGTCTCCGCCATGGCCGTGGGGAAGCAGATGCAGTTCTTCGGGGCCCGGGTGAACCTCGCCAAGGCGCTGCTGTACGCGGTCAACGGCGGCCGCGACGAGATGACCTCCGAACAGGTCGCCCCGGCCACGCCCCCGCTCACCGGCGAGTACCTGGACCACGCGGAGCTGTCGGCGGCGTACGACCGGGTCCTGGACTGGCTGGCCGCGACGTACGTCGACGCCCTGAACGTCATCCACTACATGCACGACAAGTACGCCTACGAGCGCATCGAGATGGCGCTGCACGACCACCCGGTGCACCGCTTCATGGCCTGCGGCATCGCCGGGCTGTCGGTGGCCGTGGACAGCCTGTCGGCCGTGAAGTACGCGCGGGTGAAGGTGTTCCGGGACGCCGCCGGCCTCGCCGTCGACTTCCGTACCGAGGGCGACTTCCCGACCTACGGCAACAACGACGACCGCGCCGACGACATCGCCGTCCAGCTGGTCGAGTCGTTCATGGCGAAGGTGCGCGAGCACCCCACCTACCGGGACGCCGAGCACACCCAGTCGGTGCTCACCATCACCTCCAACGTGGTCTACGGCAAGCACACCGGCAACACCCCCGACGGCCGCCGCGCCGGACAGCCCTTCGCCCCCGGCGCCAACCCCATGAACGGCCGCGATCTGCACGGGGTGGCCGCCTCGGCCCTGTCGGTCGCCAAGCTGCCGTACGAGCAGGCGCGCGACGGCATCTCGCTGACGACGACCATCACCCCGGAGGGCCTCGGTCACCGTCCCGACGAACGCGCGGGCCACCTCGTCGGCATCCTCGACGCCTACACCGCCTCGGGCGGCTTCCACATGAACGTCAACGTCCTGGACCGCGCCACGCTCCAGGACGCCATGGAGCACCCGGAGAAGTACCCCGACCTGACCGTGCGCGTCTCCGGATACGCCGTCAACTTCGTCCGGCTGACCCGCGAGCAGCAGCTCGACGTCATCAGCCGCACCTTCCACGGATCGATGTGA
- the pflA gene encoding pyruvate formate-lyase-activating protein, with translation MPSPRGRIHSWDLSTGVDGPGTRFVLFVAGCPLRCLYCANPDTWHMRDGKETTVDEVMAEIEKYRAFLTTAGGGVTVTGGEPLLQPGFTGEILRRCRERGLHTALDTSGFLGARATDELLGDTDLVLLDIKSFDVTTYRRLTGGELSPTLNFATRLDRLGVPMWIRYVLVPGWTDEPESVEGLARFVAGLGAVDRVDVLPFHKLGAAKYEALGLPFPLRDTPGPDADLTERVRERFRTHGVSAY, from the coding sequence ATGCCCTCGCCCAGGGGCCGGATCCACTCCTGGGACCTGTCCACCGGCGTGGACGGTCCCGGGACCCGGTTCGTCCTGTTCGTCGCCGGCTGTCCGCTGCGCTGCCTGTACTGCGCCAACCCCGACACCTGGCACATGCGAGACGGGAAGGAGACCACGGTCGACGAGGTGATGGCGGAGATCGAGAAGTACCGTGCCTTCCTCACCACGGCCGGCGGAGGCGTCACCGTCACGGGCGGCGAACCCCTCCTCCAGCCCGGCTTCACCGGCGAGATCCTGCGCCGCTGCAGGGAACGGGGACTGCACACCGCCCTCGACACCTCCGGCTTCCTCGGCGCCCGCGCCACCGACGAACTCCTCGGCGACACCGACCTGGTGCTGCTGGACATCAAGTCCTTCGACGTCACCACCTACCGGCGGCTGACCGGTGGCGAACTGAGCCCCACCTTGAACTTCGCCACCCGCCTCGACCGGCTCGGCGTCCCGATGTGGATCAGATACGTCCTGGTGCCCGGCTGGACGGACGAGCCGGAGTCCGTCGAGGGCCTCGCGCGCTTCGTGGCCGGTCTGGGCGCGGTCGACCGCGTGGACGTCCTGCCGTTCCACAAGCTCGGCGCCGCGAAGTACGAGGCCCTCGGCCTGCCGTTCCCGCTCCGCGACACCCCCGGCCCGGACGCCGACCTGACCGAACGGGTCCGTGAGCGGTTCAGGACGCACGGCGTGTCCGCCTACTGA
- a CDS encoding DoxX family membrane protein: MAVHEHPHRRPGLHLPSFRGTRTASAAETTLSEAAGTHAVAAYSLASLRLLTGFVFLWAFLDKTFGLGYATQSGKGWIDGGSPTKGFLGSVAVGPMESTFHSWAGDPWADWLFMLGLLGIGLALTAGVALRLTAVAGTVMMALMWVAEWPPARHLSDGSPSMSTNPFAEYHVVYAVALVVLAATAAGDTLGLGRAWAGLPLVRRSPWLR, from the coding sequence ATGGCCGTGCACGAGCACCCTCACCGGAGGCCGGGCCTCCACCTGCCGTCCTTCCGGGGGACCCGGACCGCCTCTGCGGCCGAGACCACCCTGTCGGAGGCGGCCGGCACGCACGCGGTGGCGGCCTACTCGCTCGCCTCCCTGCGCCTGCTCACCGGATTCGTCTTCCTGTGGGCGTTCCTCGACAAGACCTTCGGCCTCGGCTACGCCACCCAGTCCGGCAAGGGCTGGATCGACGGCGGTTCGCCGACGAAGGGCTTCCTCGGGTCCGTCGCCGTGGGGCCAATGGAGTCGACCTTCCACTCCTGGGCCGGCGACCCCTGGGCCGACTGGCTGTTCATGCTCGGTCTGCTCGGCATCGGGCTCGCCCTGACCGCCGGGGTCGCCCTGCGGCTCACGGCCGTCGCCGGCACGGTGATGATGGCGCTGATGTGGGTCGCCGAATGGCCGCCCGCCCGGCATCTGTCGGACGGCTCGCCGAGCATGTCGACGAACCCGTTCGCGGAGTACCACGTCGTCTACGCCGTCGCCCTGGTCGTTCTCGCCGCCACGGCCGCCGGAGACACCCTCGGCCTCGGCAGGGCCTGGGCCGGACTCCCGCTGGTGCGCCGCAGCCCCTGGCTGCGTTGA
- a CDS encoding universal stress protein: MNRTVIVGLDGSRESRSAAEWAAREAQLLGVPLKLVHVWEPVPVPMAQAPLLGAETQQHWTERVPREAAEGIRLRHPGLEVVTEHVAGRPSEVLVDQARNAELLVLGSRGLSGIGGFMVGSVGLAVVAHAERPTVLVRAEELAADEHEMDPAGIPSAATPFRPVVLGLDVESPDEELIEFAFAAAARRGTSLRVVHGWNPPPYYAYGLSVDLELHGALARRETTVLAEVLRPWRAKHPDVEVTEESHYGTPGNHLVDASREASLVVVGRRIRRNPFGAHIGPVAHAVLHHSAAPVAVVPHN, translated from the coding sequence ATGAACCGCACCGTCATCGTCGGCCTCGACGGCTCCCGTGAGAGTCGCTCGGCGGCCGAGTGGGCGGCCCGCGAGGCACAGCTGCTCGGCGTGCCGCTGAAGCTGGTGCACGTCTGGGAGCCGGTCCCGGTCCCGATGGCGCAGGCACCGCTGCTCGGCGCGGAGACGCAGCAGCACTGGACCGAGCGCGTCCCCCGTGAGGCCGCCGAGGGCATCCGCCTGCGCCACCCGGGGCTGGAGGTCGTCACCGAGCATGTCGCCGGTCGCCCCTCCGAGGTGCTGGTCGACCAGGCGAGGAACGCCGAGCTGCTGGTCCTGGGCTCCCGCGGGCTGAGCGGCATCGGCGGCTTCATGGTCGGCTCGGTCGGACTGGCGGTCGTGGCGCACGCCGAACGGCCGACCGTGCTGGTCCGCGCCGAGGAACTGGCCGCGGACGAGCACGAGATGGACCCGGCCGGCATCCCGTCCGCGGCGACACCGTTCCGTCCCGTCGTCCTCGGTCTCGACGTCGAGAGCCCCGACGAGGAACTGATCGAGTTCGCCTTCGCGGCCGCCGCCCGCCGCGGCACCTCCCTGCGGGTCGTGCATGGCTGGAACCCGCCCCCCTACTACGCCTACGGCCTCTCCGTCGACCTCGAACTCCACGGCGCCCTCGCCCGCCGCGAGACCACCGTCCTCGCCGAGGTCCTGCGCCCGTGGCGCGCGAAGCACCCGGACGTCGAGGTCACCGAGGAGTCGCACTACGGCACCCCCGGCAACCACCTCGTCGACGCGTCCCGCGAGGCCTCCCTGGTCGTCGTGGGCCGCCGGATCCGCCGCAACCCCTTCGGCGCCCACATCGGCCCCGTCGCCCACGCGGTCCTGCACCACAGCGCCGCCCCCGTCGCCGTCGTCCCGCACAACTGA
- the adhP gene encoding alcohol dehydrogenase AdhP: MKAAVVRAFGEPLVIEDRPDPEPGPGQVRVRVEASGLCHTDIHAAHGDWPVKPNPPFVPGHEGVGLVEKLGDGVTHLRLGQRVAVPWLGRACGRCEHCLSGWETLCEQQINTGYGCDGGYAEKMLAWADFAQPVPDGVTAVDAAPLTCAGVTTYKALKVADVRPSQLVAISGIGGLGHLAVQYAKIAGATVAAIDVTDEKLELAAELGADIIVDARKEDVGEVLKRHGGAHAAIALAVNDAAFAAVNTGLRRGGKLVMVALPAHGTVQVPIFDTVLNGTSVIGSIVGTRQDLAEVFQLHAAGRTRVICETRPLASVNDSIDEVLRGQVKARIVFDLGAGR; the protein is encoded by the coding sequence ATGAAGGCAGCGGTCGTCCGAGCCTTCGGCGAGCCCCTGGTCATCGAGGACCGCCCCGACCCCGAGCCCGGCCCCGGCCAGGTCCGCGTCAGGGTCGAGGCGTCCGGACTGTGCCACACCGACATCCACGCCGCCCACGGCGACTGGCCCGTCAAGCCGAACCCGCCGTTCGTCCCCGGCCACGAGGGCGTTGGCCTGGTCGAGAAGCTTGGCGACGGGGTCACCCACCTCCGCCTCGGCCAGCGGGTCGCCGTGCCCTGGCTGGGCCGGGCCTGCGGGCGCTGCGAGCACTGCCTGTCCGGCTGGGAGACGCTGTGCGAGCAGCAGATCAACACCGGCTACGGCTGCGACGGCGGGTACGCCGAGAAGATGCTGGCCTGGGCCGACTTCGCCCAGCCGGTGCCGGACGGTGTCACCGCCGTCGACGCGGCACCGCTCACCTGCGCCGGCGTGACCACGTACAAGGCGCTCAAGGTCGCCGACGTGCGGCCCTCCCAGCTGGTCGCGATCTCCGGGATCGGAGGCCTCGGGCACCTCGCCGTGCAGTACGCCAAGATCGCCGGAGCGACCGTCGCCGCGATCGACGTCACCGACGAGAAGCTCGAACTGGCCGCCGAACTCGGTGCCGACATCATCGTCGACGCCCGCAAGGAGGACGTCGGCGAGGTGCTCAAGCGGCACGGCGGAGCCCACGCGGCCATCGCCCTCGCCGTGAACGACGCCGCCTTCGCGGCCGTCAACACGGGCCTCAGGCGCGGCGGCAAGCTCGTCATGGTCGCCCTGCCCGCCCACGGCACCGTCCAGGTCCCGATCTTCGACACCGTCCTGAACGGCACCAGTGTGATCGGCTCGATCGTGGGCACCCGGCAGGACCTCGCCGAGGTCTTCCAGCTGCACGCGGCCGGCCGGACCAGGGTCATCTGCGAGACCCGCCCGCTGGCCTCCGTCAACGACTCCATCGACGAGGTGCTGCGCGGCCAGGTCAAGGCCCGGATCGTGTTCGACCTCGGCGCGGGACGGTGA
- a CDS encoding universal stress protein, translating to MTQDLPVVVGVDGSEPSLRAVDWAADEAALRGTPLRLVYASLWEWYEGAHLAEDVGGTSEGVRAEVIVESAAQRAGQRRPEVKITTEVVPEEPEYTLLRESRTASLLVTGTRGRSSLTEALLGSVSLTVAAHAYCPMVVVRGSHDNRALPTTHGRIVVGVGERPTSSAAVRFAFDEARRRGAEVEAVRAWRCPAHEGTDHPLLTGEPARLHEERAVEGLEEALRKAPDDVRLRRRTVEGHARIALSDASHDADLLVVGARRRQRHFGLQLGRVTHGVLHHSACPVVIVPEPE from the coding sequence ATGACGCAGGACCTGCCGGTCGTCGTCGGCGTGGACGGCTCCGAGCCGAGCCTGCGGGCCGTGGACTGGGCCGCCGACGAGGCCGCACTGCGCGGGACGCCGCTGCGGCTGGTGTACGCCTCACTGTGGGAGTGGTACGAGGGCGCCCACCTCGCCGAGGACGTCGGCGGGACGTCCGAGGGGGTGCGGGCGGAGGTGATCGTGGAGAGCGCCGCCCAGCGGGCCGGCCAACGCCGCCCGGAGGTGAAGATCACCACCGAGGTGGTGCCGGAGGAGCCCGAGTACACCCTGCTGCGGGAGAGCCGCACCGCCTCCCTGCTGGTGACGGGCACCCGGGGCCGCAGCAGCCTCACCGAGGCGCTCCTGGGCTCGGTGAGCCTGACGGTGGCCGCGCACGCGTATTGCCCGATGGTCGTCGTACGCGGCAGCCACGACAACCGGGCCCTGCCCACCACGCACGGCCGGATCGTCGTCGGCGTCGGCGAGCGGCCGACCTCGTCGGCGGCGGTGCGGTTCGCCTTCGACGAGGCCCGGCGGCGCGGGGCCGAGGTCGAGGCGGTCAGGGCCTGGCGGTGCCCCGCGCACGAGGGCACCGACCACCCGCTGCTCACCGGGGAGCCGGCCCGGCTGCACGAGGAACGGGCCGTGGAAGGCCTGGAGGAGGCTCTCCGGAAGGCTCCCGACGACGTCCGGCTGCGCCGCCGTACCGTCGAGGGCCATGCCCGGATCGCGCTGTCGGACGCCTCCCACGACGCCGACCTCCTCGTCGTGGGAGCCAGGCGTCGCCAGCGGCACTTCGGACTCCAGCTGGGCCGGGTGACACACGGGGTGCTGCACCACTCCGCCTGCCCCGTCGTGATCGTGCCCGAGCCGGAGTGA
- the ppk2 gene encoding polyphosphate kinase 2, with translation MAGKKATKVSRAAYEKELLRLQTELVKLQEWVRAEGARLVVVFEGRDAAGKGGTIKRVAEHLNPRVARIAALPKPTERERTQWYFQRYVEQLPAAGEIVLFDRSWYNRAGVEHVMGFCTKEEYQLFMRQCPLFERMLIEDGILLRKYWFSVSDTEQQERFRRRLEDPLRRWKLSPMDLESLTRWEAYSRAKDEMMVHTDITEAPWYVVESDDKRRARLNMIAHLLASVPYREVPPPVLELPERPPSTGYERPPRDLRTYVPDHAAGV, from the coding sequence ATGGCCGGCAAAAAGGCGACGAAGGTGTCGCGTGCGGCATATGAGAAGGAACTGCTGCGGTTGCAGACGGAGTTGGTGAAACTCCAGGAGTGGGTGCGGGCCGAGGGCGCCCGGCTGGTCGTGGTCTTCGAGGGGCGGGACGCGGCGGGCAAGGGCGGCACGATCAAGCGGGTCGCCGAGCACCTCAATCCCCGTGTCGCCCGGATCGCGGCCCTCCCCAAGCCGACGGAGCGCGAGCGCACCCAGTGGTACTTCCAGCGGTACGTCGAGCAGTTGCCGGCGGCCGGGGAGATCGTGCTGTTCGACCGGTCCTGGTACAACCGGGCCGGTGTGGAGCACGTCATGGGTTTCTGCACCAAAGAGGAGTACCAGCTGTTCATGCGGCAATGTCCCCTTTTCGAGCGCATGTTGATCGAGGACGGGATCCTGCTGCGCAAGTACTGGTTCTCGGTGAGCGACACCGAGCAGCAGGAGCGCTTCCGGCGCCGCCTGGAGGACCCGCTGCGGCGCTGGAAGCTCTCGCCGATGGACCTGGAGTCGCTCACCCGCTGGGAGGCGTACTCGCGTGCCAAGGACGAGATGATGGTGCACACCGACATCACCGAGGCGCCGTGGTACGTCGTGGAGAGCGACGACAAGCGCCGGGCCCGGCTGAACATGATCGCCCATCTGCTGGCGTCGGTGCCGTACCGCGAGGTGCCGCCCCCGGTGCTGGAACTGCCGGAGCGCCCGCCGTCGACCGGCTACGAGCGCCCGCCGCGCGATCTGCGGACGTACGTCCCGGATCACGCGGCGGGTGTGTGA
- a CDS encoding STAS domain-containing protein, translated as MDDEPTRSSAYHTTRSAAGSTIVSLHGELDLLAVSALSAALDALTAVSRPDVVIDLRPVSFVDCSGLGLLCRAQSRIRARHGRLRLVTPASTFRRLLRCAGLGGAFEVQPDLPEALVDGAPVARGAASHG; from the coding sequence ATGGACGACGAACCCACGAGGTCCTCCGCATATCACACGACCCGGAGCGCCGCCGGCAGCACGATCGTGTCGCTGCACGGCGAACTCGACCTTCTGGCTGTTTCCGCGCTCTCTGCGGCCCTGGACGCGCTGACGGCCGTGTCCCGCCCCGACGTGGTGATCGACCTGCGTCCCGTGTCCTTCGTCGACTGCTCCGGGCTCGGCCTGCTGTGCCGGGCACAGAGCCGGATCCGTGCGCGGCACGGCCGGCTGCGGCTGGTCACACCCGCGAGCACCTTCCGGCGGCTGCTGCGGTGCGCGGGGCTGGGCGGGGCCTTCGAGGTGCAACCGGACCTGCCGGAGGCGCTCGTCGACGGGGCACCGGTGGCACGGGGCGCGGCCTCACACGGGTGA